A single window of Vigna radiata var. radiata cultivar VC1973A chromosome 4, Vradiata_ver6, whole genome shotgun sequence DNA harbors:
- the LOC106758188 gene encoding proteasome subunit alpha type-4 — MSRRYDSRTTIFSPEGRLYQVEYAMEAIGNAGTAIGILSKDGVVLVGEKKVTSKLLQTSTSTEKMYKIDDHVACAVAGIMSDANILINTARVQAQRYAYAYQEPMPVEQLVQSLCDTKQGYTQFGGLRPFGVSFLFAGWDKNFGFQLYTSDPSGNYGGWKAAAIGANNQAAQSILKQDYKDDITREEAVQLALKVLSKTMDSTSLTSEKLELAEVLLSPSGKVKYQVCSPENLTKLLVKFGVTQPATETA, encoded by the coding sequence ATGTCTCGAAGATATGATAGTCGTACAACAATCTTCTCCCCGGAAGGACGACTTTACCAGGTAGAGTATGCAATGGAAGCAATTGGGAATGCTGGTACTGCAATAGGGATATTGTCTAAAGATGGGGTTGTTCTGGTTGGCGAAAAGAAAGTCACATCTAAGCTGCTGCAAACCTCAACTTCCACTGAGAAAATGTACAAGATTGATGATCACGTTGCATGTGCCGTTGCTGGAATTATGTCTGATGCCAACATCCTAATCAATACTGCTAGGGTCCAGGCACAACGTTATGCATACGCTTACCAAGAGCCAATGCCTGTTGAGCAGCTGGTTCAATCTCTCTGTGATACCAAGCAAGGTTACACACAATTCGGTGGTCTTCGACCATTTGGAGTATCTTTCCTCTTTGCAGGTTGGGACAAGAATTTTGGCTTTCAGCTTTACACTAGTGATCCCAGTGGAAATTATGGTGGTTGGAAAGCTGCAGCTATTGGTGCCAACAATCAGGCTGCCCAGTCAATTCTGAAACAGGACTACAAGGATGATATCACAAGGGAAGAAGCAGTTCAACTTGCACTGAAGGTACTGAGTAAAACCATGGACAGCACAAGTCTTACCTCTGAAAAGCTTGAACTTGCAGAGGTTTTGCTCTCACCCTCAGGAAAAGTCAAGTATCAAGTTTGCTCCCCCGAAAACCTAACTAAGCTGTTGGTGAAGTTTGGGGTGACCCAACCGGCAACAGAAACTGCTTAG